The Paracoccus sp. MC1862 genome includes a window with the following:
- a CDS encoding ABC transporter permease, producing the protein MLRFILAKTARAALTILLVMSFAFVVLRLSGDPAQVLLGPDAPQDAVEAFRARWGLNDPLWQQYLAYLQQILSFDFGISMRDHSPAIDLVLERIPATLSITVPALILKICIGIPAGVYAALHRDSIADRGVIMLSIFGFTIPSFVLALVLVLVFAVTLDWLPSGGQDTWRHAILPIATLSIGGIGILARFSRSAMIEVLGQPYIRTAMAKGLPWREVVWRHALPNAAIPIVTLIGFMVGALIAGAVVVESIFSWPGVGRLIVVSVSNRDLAVVQCLLLVIAASMVVANLCVDFAYGLLDPRLRQKRSH; encoded by the coding sequence ATGCTTCGCTTCATCCTCGCCAAGACCGCCCGCGCGGCCCTGACCATCCTGCTGGTCATGAGCTTCGCCTTTGTCGTCCTGCGCCTGTCGGGCGACCCCGCACAGGTGCTGCTGGGACCGGACGCGCCGCAGGACGCGGTGGAGGCCTTCCGCGCCCGCTGGGGGCTGAACGATCCGCTGTGGCAGCAATATCTGGCCTATCTGCAGCAGATCCTGAGCTTCGACTTCGGCATCTCGATGCGCGACCACTCGCCCGCCATCGATCTCGTGCTGGAACGCATCCCGGCCACCCTGTCGATCACTGTCCCGGCGCTGATCCTGAAGATCTGCATCGGCATCCCCGCGGGCGTCTATGCGGCGCTGCACCGGGACTCCATCGCCGACCGGGGGGTGATCATGCTGTCGATCTTCGGCTTCACCATCCCCTCCTTCGTGCTGGCGTTGGTGCTGGTGCTGGTCTTCGCGGTCACGCTCGACTGGCTGCCCTCGGGCGGGCAGGACACATGGCGCCACGCGATCCTGCCCATCGCCACGCTGTCGATCGGCGGCATCGGCATCCTCGCCCGTTTCTCGCGCTCCGCGATGATCGAGGTGCTGGGCCAGCCCTATATCCGCACCGCCATGGCCAAGGGCCTGCCCTGGCGCGAGGTCGTCTGGAGGCACGCGCTGCCCAATGCCGCGATCCCCATCGTGACGCTGATCGGCTTCATGGTGGGCGCGCTGATCGCGGGGGCGGTCGTGGTGGAAAGCATCTTCTCGTGGCCCGGCGTCGGGCGGCTGATCGTGGTGTCGGTCTCGAACCGCGACCTTGCCGTGGTGCAATGCCTGCTGCTGGTCATCGCGGCCTCGATGGTGGTCGCCAACCTGTGTGTCGATTTCGCCTATGGCCTGCTCGACCCCCGCCTGCGCCAGAAGCGCAGCCATTAA
- a CDS encoding ABC transporter ATP-binding protein has translation MSVLLEARGLVQQYTTGKSLFGKPTTLRAVDGIDLSVAEGEILGVVGESGSGKSTLGRMLLGLETPFAGEVLYHGQPMPAPRTEHWRRLRAQMQLIFQDPLAALDRRMTIAAQIAEPLQIHGIAKGVELAERALALMARVGLRRDQADRYPHELSGGQRQRVVIARALATNPGFLVCDEPVSALDVSIQAQVVNLLRDLQEQDGLTMVFISHDLKVVRNICDRVAVMYLGRVVEEAPSDRIFAVPRHPYTQALVSSIPQAGQGLETRIILHGEPPNPAARPQGCAFHPRCQFADAGCVAQVPQLENHGGRLAACLKLSRPARQAA, from the coding sequence ATGAGCGTCCTTCTGGAAGCCCGCGGCCTCGTCCAGCAATACACCACCGGCAAGTCGCTGTTCGGCAAGCCCACGACCCTGCGCGCCGTGGACGGCATCGACCTTTCCGTGGCCGAGGGCGAGATCCTCGGTGTCGTGGGCGAGTCCGGCTCCGGCAAGTCCACGCTCGGCCGGATGCTGCTGGGGCTGGAAACCCCCTTTGCGGGCGAGGTCCTTTATCACGGCCAGCCCATGCCCGCGCCCCGGACCGAACATTGGCGCCGCTTGCGCGCCCAGATGCAACTGATCTTCCAAGACCCGCTGGCCGCGCTCGACCGCCGCATGACCATCGCCGCCCAGATCGCCGAGCCGCTGCAAATCCACGGCATCGCAAAAGGCGTCGAACTGGCCGAGCGCGCCCTGGCGCTGATGGCCCGCGTCGGTCTGCGCCGCGACCAGGCGGACCGCTATCCGCACGAACTCTCCGGCGGCCAGCGCCAGCGCGTCGTGATCGCCCGGGCGCTTGCGACGAACCCGGGCTTCCTTGTCTGCGACGAGCCGGTGTCGGCGCTGGACGTGTCCATTCAGGCGCAGGTGGTGAACCTGCTGCGCGACCTGCAGGAACAGGACGGGCTGACGATGGTCTTCATCAGCCACGACCTGAAGGTGGTCCGCAACATCTGCGACCGGGTGGCGGTGATGTATCTGGGCCGGGTGGTCGAGGAAGCGCCCTCGGACCGCATCTTCGCCGTCCCGCGCCACCCCTATACGCAGGCGCTGGTCTCCTCGATCCCGCAGGCGGGGCAGGGGCTGGAAACTCGGATCATCCTGCATGGCGAGCCGCCGAACCCCGCCGCCCGTCCCCAAGGCTGCGCCTTCCACCCCCGCTGCCAGTTTGCCGACGCGGGCTGCGTCGCGCAGGTGCCGCAACTTGAAAACCACGGCGGCCGGCTTGCCGCCTGCCTGAAGCTGTCCCGCCCTGCGCGGCAGGCGGCGTGA
- a CDS encoding oligopeptide/dipeptide ABC transporter ATP-binding protein, with product METNKVARLFEAPKHPYTRGLFDAIPELDAGRARLVPIEGTVPDPRNLPQGCAFAPRCARATDFCAAYVPELKPQAEGGEVACFHPKVTIAARQPQAVVA from the coding sequence GTGGAAACGAACAAGGTGGCGCGGCTGTTCGAGGCGCCGAAGCACCCCTATACGCGCGGCCTGTTCGACGCGATCCCGGAACTGGACGCGGGCCGCGCCCGGCTGGTCCCCATCGAGGGCACCGTCCCCGACCCTAGGAACCTGCCGCAGGGCTGCGCCTTCGCGCCCCGCTGCGCGCGGGCAACAGATTTCTGCGCGGCCTATGTGCCTGAATTGAAGCCGCAGGCGGAAGGCGGCGAGGTCGCCTGCTTCCATCCCAAGGTAACGATCGCCGCCCGGCAACCGCAAGCGGTGGTCGCATGA
- a CDS encoding DUF4174 domain-containing protein has product MTERVVTIPMADVDMDELRWKSRPVVILARDQEDPRVAEQIAMLNAAAHGMGERDMPVLTDFGGDTGFELRLLGRDGTLKQRFDAPAPAETLFGIVDSMPMRQEEMKD; this is encoded by the coding sequence ATGACCGAACGTGTGGTGACGATCCCCATGGCCGACGTGGACATGGACGAGTTGCGCTGGAAATCGCGTCCGGTCGTGATCCTCGCCCGTGACCAGGAAGACCCGCGCGTGGCCGAGCAGATCGCCATGCTCAACGCGGCCGCGCATGGCATGGGCGAACGTGACATGCCGGTGCTGACCGATTTCGGTGGTGACACGGGCTTCGAGCTGCGCCTGCTTGGCCGCGACGGCACGCTGAAGCAGCGCTTCGATGCCCCGGCTCCTGCCGAGACGCTGTTCGGGATCGTCGATTCCATGCCCATGCGGCAGGAGGAGATGAAGGACTGA
- a CDS encoding NADH:flavin oxidoreductase/NADH oxidase: MSSRLFTRLDVGKLSLSNRIVIAPMCQYSAEDGCMTDWHLIHYGSLALSGAALLTIEATAVVPEGRISYADVGLWSDETEAAMGRTLDSIRRWSDMPIAIQLAHAGRKASTDLPWKGGAQIAPDHRNGWQTVSASADPFAAGENPPVALDEDGLKRVRDGFAEAARRAGRLGIDAVQIHAAHGYLLHQFLSPLSNRREDPYGGSLENRMRLTLEVFDAVRAAFPADRPVSVRVSGTDWVEGGWDIEQTIALAQALEARGCDAIHVSSGGLDPRQKIPVGPNYQVPLARAVKQAVTMPVVAVGLITDYDQAEAIVGTGDADMIGLARTILYDPRWPWHAAAHLGAAVQAPEQYHRSQPRQYKALFDIKGSAEN, translated from the coding sequence ATGTCATCGCGCCTGTTCACCCGGCTGGATGTCGGCAAGCTGAGCCTGTCCAACCGCATCGTCATCGCGCCGATGTGCCAGTATTCGGCCGAGGACGGCTGCATGACCGACTGGCACCTGATCCACTACGGCAGCCTCGCGCTGTCCGGCGCCGCCCTGCTGACCATCGAGGCGACCGCCGTGGTCCCCGAGGGCCGCATCAGCTATGCCGATGTCGGCCTGTGGTCGGACGAGACCGAGGCGGCAATGGGCCGTACGCTGGACAGCATCCGCCGCTGGTCGGACATGCCCATCGCGATCCAGTTGGCCCATGCGGGCCGCAAGGCGTCGACCGACCTGCCGTGGAAGGGCGGGGCGCAGATCGCGCCGGATCACCGGAATGGCTGGCAGACCGTCTCGGCCAGCGCCGATCCCTTCGCGGCGGGGGAAAACCCTCCGGTCGCACTGGATGAGGACGGGCTGAAGCGGGTCCGCGACGGCTTTGCCGAGGCCGCCCGCCGCGCCGGCCGGCTGGGGATCGACGCGGTGCAGATCCATGCGGCCCACGGCTACCTGCTGCACCAGTTCCTGTCGCCGCTGTCGAACCGGCGCGAGGATCCCTATGGCGGCAGCCTCGAAAACCGGATGCGCCTGACGCTGGAGGTCTTCGATGCCGTGCGCGCAGCCTTCCCGGCAGATCGCCCGGTGTCGGTGCGGGTGTCCGGGACCGACTGGGTCGAGGGCGGCTGGGACATCGAGCAAACCATCGCCTTGGCGCAGGCGCTGGAGGCGCGGGGCTGCGATGCGATCCATGTGTCCAGCGGCGGGCTGGACCCGCGCCAGAAGATCCCGGTCGGGCCGAACTACCAGGTGCCGCTGGCCCGCGCCGTGAAGCAGGCGGTGACGATGCCGGTGGTCGCGGTGGGGCTGATCACTGACTATGACCAGGCCGAGGCCATCGTCGGGACGGGCGACGCCGACATGATCGGGCTGGCGCGGACGATCCTCTACGATCCCCGCTGGCCCTGGCACGCGGCGGCGCATCTGGGCGCGGCGGTGCAGGCGCCAGAGCAGTATCACCGCTCGCAGCCCCGACAATACAAGGCGCTGTTCGACATCAAGGGCAGCGCGGAAAACTGA
- a CDS encoding MetQ/NlpA family ABC transporter substrate-binding protein, whose translation MLRLIAAALALSAGMAAAEDIKVGVTPGEHAEIMEQIVPLAAAKGLNIDVIEFSDYVVPNVALADGDLHANSFQHVPFLENQIKDRGFDLVVVAKTITTPMGVYSNKLESLDELPDGANVAIPNDPTNGGRALLVLADEGVITVNPDAGLVPSVLDISENPKNLRFRELDAAQLPRALDDADAAVINTNFALAAGISPREDSIAMEKADSPYANVIAVRKGDEEQPWVKTLVEVYHSPEVREYIETKYEGAVIPAW comes from the coding sequence ATGCTGCGACTGATCGCTGCCGCCCTGGCGCTGAGCGCCGGAATGGCCGCCGCCGAGGACATCAAGGTCGGCGTGACACCCGGCGAGCATGCCGAGATCATGGAACAGATCGTGCCTCTGGCCGCCGCCAAGGGCCTGAACATCGACGTGATCGAGTTCTCGGACTATGTCGTCCCGAACGTCGCGCTGGCCGATGGCGACCTCCATGCCAACAGCTTCCAGCACGTCCCCTTCCTTGAAAACCAGATCAAGGATCGCGGCTTCGACCTGGTGGTCGTCGCCAAGACCATCACTACCCCGATGGGCGTCTATTCCAACAAGTTGGAATCGCTGGACGAACTGCCTGATGGCGCCAATGTCGCCATCCCGAACGACCCGACCAACGGCGGCCGCGCGCTGCTGGTGCTGGCCGATGAGGGCGTGATCACGGTGAACCCTGACGCGGGCCTCGTGCCCTCGGTTCTGGACATCAGCGAGAACCCGAAGAACCTGCGCTTCCGCGAGCTTGACGCGGCGCAACTGCCCCGCGCGCTGGATGATGCCGACGCGGCCGTCATCAACACGAACTTCGCACTCGCCGCCGGGATCAGCCCGCGCGAAGATTCCATTGCCATGGAAAAGGCGGACAGCCCCTATGCGAACGTGATCGCCGTGCGGAAGGGCGATGAGGAGCAGCCTTGGGTCAAGACGCTGGTCGAGGTCTATCACTCGCCCGAAGTCAGGGAATATATCGAGACGAAGTACGAAGGCGCGGTCATCCCCGCCTGGTGA
- a CDS encoding methionine ABC transporter permease has translation MSANMIPILWEATWQTIYMVVVSGLIGTALGLPLGVFLATSKRGELLSAPVTNSALGLVVNALRSIPFIILVVAIIPFTRMIAGTSIGTTAAIVPLTLAAAPFIARIVETAIREVDGGLIEAARAMGATPGQIIAKVLLPEALPGIVLGLTLAIVSLIGYSAMVGAVGGEGLGDLGIRYGYQRFMPDVMLAVVIILIVLVQGVQSFGEWIARRLDHRAAKDRGL, from the coding sequence ATGTCGGCTAACATGATCCCCATCCTGTGGGAGGCCACCTGGCAGACGATCTACATGGTCGTCGTCTCGGGCCTGATCGGCACGGCTCTGGGCCTGCCCTTGGGCGTGTTCCTCGCGACCTCGAAGCGCGGCGAGCTTCTGTCGGCCCCCGTCACCAACAGCGCGCTGGGGCTGGTGGTGAACGCGCTGCGGTCGATCCCCTTCATCATCCTCGTGGTGGCGATCATCCCCTTCACCCGGATGATCGCGGGCACATCCATCGGCACCACGGCGGCCATCGTGCCGCTGACGCTGGCCGCCGCCCCCTTCATCGCCCGCATCGTGGAAACCGCGATCCGCGAGGTCGATGGCGGGCTGATCGAGGCCGCCCGTGCCATGGGCGCCACGCCCGGCCAGATCATCGCCAAGGTGCTGCTGCCCGAGGCGCTGCCGGGGATCGTTCTGGGCCTTACGCTCGCTATCGTCAGCCTGATCGGCTATTCCGCAATGGTCGGCGCGGTCGGCGGCGAGGGCTTGGGCGACCTCGGCATCCGCTATGGCTATCAGCGCTTCATGCCGGACGTGATGCTGGCCGTCGTCATCATCCTGATCGTGCTGGTGCAGGGGGTGCAGTCCTTCGGCGAATGGATCGCCCGCCGGCTCGACCACCGCGCCGCCAAGGACCGTGGACTTTAA
- a CDS encoding methionine ABC transporter ATP-binding protein encodes MASSADPSPAIAFRDVIKTWPQKGGDVAALDRVSLDVQAGGITGVIGRSGAGKSTLLRLVNGLERASSGRVEVLGRDVTAARGRELRSLRRDVGMIFQHFNLLANRTVRGNVALPLEIAGVPRAEAAARVARLIELVGLTPFADRYPAQLSGGQKQRVGIARALATEPKVLLSDEATSALDPETTQAVLALLRDINRELGLTILLITHEMAVVRDICHHVAVMEGGRIVETGETYDIFANPHDPVTRSFLSGVTGASLPGFIARRITPEGTGPAILRITFAGDSATHPVLSRLGSELGIDASILGGAIEEIDGRPFGNLTVQVPAEALPRAQAYLQAHDLRTEVLGHVG; translated from the coding sequence ATGGCCAGCAGCGCAGATCCTTCCCCCGCCATCGCCTTCCGGGATGTCATCAAGACATGGCCCCAGAAGGGCGGCGACGTGGCCGCGCTGGACCGGGTCAGCCTGGACGTGCAGGCGGGCGGCATCACCGGCGTCATCGGTCGTTCCGGCGCGGGCAAGTCCACGCTGCTGCGGCTGGTCAACGGACTGGAACGCGCCTCATCGGGCCGGGTCGAGGTGCTGGGCCGCGACGTGACCGCCGCCCGCGGGCGCGAGTTGCGCAGCTTGCGCCGCGACGTCGGCATGATCTTCCAGCATTTCAACCTGCTGGCCAACCGCACCGTGCGCGGCAACGTGGCCCTGCCGCTGGAGATCGCGGGCGTGCCTCGCGCCGAGGCCGCTGCCCGTGTCGCCCGCCTGATCGAGCTTGTGGGCCTGACCCCCTTCGCCGACCGTTATCCGGCACAGCTTTCCGGCGGGCAGAAGCAGCGCGTCGGCATCGCCCGGGCGCTGGCGACCGAGCCGAAGGTGCTTCTGTCGGACGAGGCGACCAGCGCGCTCGACCCCGAGACGACGCAGGCGGTGCTGGCGCTGCTGCGCGACATCAACCGCGAACTTGGCCTGACGATCCTGCTCATCACCCACGAGATGGCCGTGGTCCGCGACATCTGCCACCATGTCGCGGTGATGGAGGGGGGCCGCATCGTAGAGACGGGCGAGACCTACGACATCTTCGCCAACCCGCACGACCCTGTGACCCGCAGCTTCCTGTCGGGTGTGACCGGGGCCTCGCTGCCCGGCTTCATCGCCCGCCGCATCACGCCCGAGGGCACCGGCCCCGCGATCCTGCGGATCACCTTCGCCGGCGACAGTGCCACCCATCCGGTGCTGTCGCGGCTGGGTTCGGAACTGGGAATCGACGCCAGCATCCTCGGCGGCGCCATCGAGGAGATCGACGGCCGCCCCTTCGGCAACCTGACCGTGCAGGTGCCCGCCGAGGCGCTGCCCCGCGCGCAAGCCTACCTGCAGGCCCATGACCTGCGGACGGAGGTGCTGGGCCATGTCGGCTAA
- a CDS encoding pseudoazurin: protein MKRSISVALALAFLAAPAMAADHRVEMLNKGDEGPMVFQPAFVQAEVGDTITFVPTDKSHDVASIKGMLPEGVEEFKSKVNEEYVLTVTEPGLYGLRCSPHTPMGMVALVQVGADASNYDVLAEGKLPKRARARLDAELAKVTR from the coding sequence ATGAAACGTTCCATTTCCGTCGCGCTGGCGCTTGCGTTCCTTGCCGCTCCGGCCATGGCCGCCGACCACCGCGTCGAGATGCTGAACAAGGGCGACGAAGGCCCGATGGTGTTCCAGCCCGCTTTCGTGCAGGCCGAAGTGGGCGACACCATCACCTTCGTACCCACGGACAAAAGCCACGATGTCGCCTCGATCAAGGGGATGCTTCCCGAGGGAGTCGAGGAGTTCAAGTCCAAGGTGAACGAGGAATATGTCCTGACCGTGACCGAGCCGGGCCTTTACGGGCTGCGATGCTCGCCCCACACGCCGATGGGGATGGTCGCGCTGGTGCAGGTCGGCGCCGACGCCTCGAACTACGACGTGCTGGCCGAGGGCAAGCTGCCCAAGCGCGCGCGCGCGCGGCTGGACGCGGAACTGGCCAAGGTCACGCGCTGA
- a CDS encoding Crp/Fnr family transcriptional regulator — MPDDHPTVRAAFQGLSPAEIGTILTGTTTARLAAGEPLFLQGDPADRFFLLKEGWLKVTQVTADGQKLIVRIVHPGEFFGFAPALQRDLYPGTCEAIVDSEALVWPRRRWQAVLGAAPSVTLSIVQAIGRKLDEAHDRLRELSTEEAARRVARLVLRLRAKAGEDALETDEGIELPYPLTRQDIADMSGNTLHTVSRIMAAWESQGVLGRGRRKVVIADARALQDIAGDED, encoded by the coding sequence ATGCCCGACGACCACCCGACCGTCCGCGCCGCCTTTCAGGGCCTCAGCCCCGCCGAGATCGGGACGATCCTGACCGGCACCACCACCGCCCGGCTTGCGGCGGGCGAGCCGCTGTTCCTGCAGGGTGATCCCGCCGACCGGTTCTTCCTGCTGAAGGAGGGCTGGCTCAAGGTCACGCAGGTCACGGCCGACGGGCAGAAGCTGATCGTCCGCATCGTCCATCCGGGCGAGTTCTTCGGCTTTGCCCCCGCGCTGCAGCGCGACCTTTATCCCGGCACCTGCGAGGCGATCGTGGACAGCGAGGCGCTGGTCTGGCCTCGCCGCCGCTGGCAGGCGGTGCTGGGTGCGGCGCCATCCGTCACGCTGTCGATCGTGCAGGCAATCGGCCGCAAGCTGGACGAAGCCCATGACCGGCTGCGCGAGTTGAGCACCGAGGAAGCCGCCCGCCGCGTGGCCCGGCTGGTGCTGCGGCTGCGGGCCAAGGCGGGGGAGGACGCGCTGGAGACCGACGAGGGGATCGAGTTGCCCTATCCCCTGACCCGGCAGGACATCGCCGACATGAGCGGCAACACGCTTCACACCGTGTCCCGCATCATGGCGGCTTGGGAATCGCAAGGGGTGCTGGGGCGCGGGCGGCGCAAGGTCGTCATCGCCGACGCGCGTGCGCTGCAGGACATCGCGGGCGACGAGGACTAG
- a CDS encoding DUF2249 domain-containing protein translates to MNRIVTLDVRPLLASGQEPFAAVMQAAEALGPGQTLRLIAPFRPVPLMSVLRNCGFTLAETALDGALWQVDFQPAPGTLTAGSSLDAADWPAPTRLLDLTGMEPPEPMRRLLAEVEAAPPEEVIFALLDREPLSLLPQLKAQGHQWVGNHAADASGYRLLVRRAGSG, encoded by the coding sequence ATGAACCGGATCGTCACCCTCGACGTCCGCCCCCTGCTCGCCTCGGGGCAAGAGCCATTCGCCGCAGTCATGCAGGCGGCCGAGGCACTGGGACCGGGCCAGACCCTGCGCCTGATCGCGCCCTTCCGCCCGGTCCCGCTGATGAGCGTGCTGCGGAACTGCGGCTTCACGCTGGCGGAAACGGCCTTGGACGGCGCGTTGTGGCAGGTGGATTTCCAGCCTGCGCCGGGGACGCTGACGGCGGGAAGCTCGCTTGACGCGGCGGACTGGCCCGCCCCCACGCGGCTTCTGGACTTGACGGGGATGGAGCCGCCCGAACCGATGCGGCGCCTGCTGGCCGAGGTCGAGGCCGCCCCGCCCGAAGAAGTGATCTTCGCGCTTCTCGATCGTGAACCCTTGTCGCTGCTGCCGCAACTGAAGGCGCAGGGCCATCAATGGGTCGGCAACCATGCCGCCGATGCCAGCGGCTACCGGCTGCTGGTGCGGCGGGCGGGCAGCGGCTGA
- a CDS encoding FAD:protein FMN transferase translates to MPCIDRRRFITIAAAMGAVLAAGPGHAAPQPVTWRGQAMGAEATLILNHPDPEQAGAILRRVESELRRLEGIFTLYRADSELSRLNRTGALAAPSPELVEALLLARQVHAATQGRFDPTVQPLWRAYATGADATEVATARALISFDRVHVSEDRIAMPRGTELTLNGIAQGFISDRIAAMLRAEGARHTLVNMGEISAIGGRSAHDPWRVGLSGGGEVELADRALAVTEAAGYSFDAEGRLPHLIDPGTGAPRAEWRRIAVIAPQAGLADALSTGLSLAPAPAIRGALAGLPGIQVRALDAQGRESRFGG, encoded by the coding sequence ATGCCATGCATTGACCGCCGCCGCTTCATCACCATCGCCGCTGCGATGGGGGCGGTGCTGGCTGCGGGGCCGGGCCATGCCGCGCCGCAGCCGGTCACTTGGCGCGGTCAGGCGATGGGGGCGGAAGCCACGCTGATCCTGAACCATCCCGATCCCGAACAGGCGGGGGCGATCCTGCGACGGGTCGAATCCGAATTGCGGCGGCTGGAGGGGATCTTCACGCTCTACCGTGCGGATTCGGAACTGTCGCGGCTGAACCGCACGGGCGCCCTGGCCGCGCCCAGCCCCGAACTGGTCGAGGCGCTGCTGCTGGCGCGGCAGGTCCATGCCGCGACGCAGGGCCGATTTGACCCGACCGTGCAACCGCTGTGGCGGGCCTATGCCACCGGCGCGGATGCGACCGAGGTGGCGACTGCGCGTGCCCTGATCAGCTTCGACCGCGTTCATGTCAGCGAAGACCGCATCGCCATGCCGCGCGGGACCGAACTGACGCTGAACGGGATCGCACAGGGCTTCATCTCGGACCGCATCGCCGCGATGCTGCGGGCCGAAGGCGCGCGGCACACGCTGGTCAACATGGGCGAGATCAGCGCCATCGGCGGGCGCAGCGCCCATGATCCGTGGCGCGTGGGCCTGTCGGGCGGCGGCGAGGTCGAGCTTGCCGACCGCGCCCTCGCCGTGACCGAGGCCGCGGGCTACAGCTTCGACGCTGAAGGCCGTCTGCCGCATCTGATCGACCCCGGCACGGGCGCCCCCCGCGCCGAATGGCGCCGCATCGCGGTCATCGCGCCGCAGGCGGGGCTGGCCGATGCGCTGTCCACCGGGCTGTCGCTTGCCCCCGCGCCCGCGATCCGCGGCGCGCTGGCCGGGCTGCCGGGCATTCAGGTCCGCGCGCTGGACGCGCAGGGCCGCGAAAGCCGCTTCGGCGGATAG
- a CDS encoding nitrous oxide reductase accessory protein NosL has protein sequence MKPILLAALLALSLAGCREETVASAPPATLTAEAIGRYCGMNLIEHDGPKGQVVLTEGHDPFWFSSARDTLAFTMMPDEPKDYAAVYVSDMARADNWDDPGADNWVEARQAFYVHGSNARGGMGGSEIVPFSTREAADAFAAEKGGTVLAFADLTPEQVLGGGDEMAVDPEDHEHAMH, from the coding sequence ATGAAACCGATCCTGCTTGCCGCGCTTCTGGCCTTGTCGCTGGCCGGCTGCCGCGAGGAGACAGTGGCCTCGGCCCCGCCGGCCACGCTGACGGCCGAGGCCATCGGCCGCTATTGCGGGATGAACCTGATCGAGCATGACGGACCCAAGGGGCAGGTGGTGCTGACTGAGGGGCATGACCCCTTCTGGTTCTCGTCGGCCCGCGACACGCTGGCCTTCACCATGATGCCCGACGAACCCAAGGATTATGCCGCCGTCTATGTCTCGGACATGGCCCGCGCGGACAACTGGGACGATCCGGGCGCGGACAACTGGGTCGAGGCGCGGCAAGCCTTCTATGTCCATGGCTCGAACGCGCGGGGCGGCATGGGCGGGTCCGAGATCGTGCCCTTTTCCACCCGCGAGGCCGCCGACGCCTTCGCCGCCGAAAAGGGCGGCACGGTTCTGGCTTTCGCCGACCTGACGCCGGAACAGGTGCTGGGCGGCGGCGACGAGATGGCGGTGGACCCCGAGGATCACGAACATGCCATGCATTGA
- a CDS encoding ABC transporter permease subunit, whose product MTTETTSIAMPTATRPAMPSSPVLTIARRELAEGMRNRWVVSTTVLLAALASAIAALGSAPTGSTSTGALDVVVVGLASLTIFLVPLIALLISHNAITREAEGGTLLLLLSHPLSRWQVIAGKFLGQLGIMGFATIIGFSFAAAFVVWQHGSEGWQAFASMTGASILLGAVFLSLGLLASASVQESSTAAGISIGLWLLFVAIYDMALLAILVAQGGHAIPGWIMDLALVMNPTDAYRLLTLGEGSSAMLSGMGGVFDNSALTPGVLIGALVLWCAAPLALAMAVFSRRNL is encoded by the coding sequence ATGACCACCGAGACCACATCCATCGCCATGCCCACCGCGACCCGCCCCGCCATGCCCTCGTCCCCCGTCCTGACCATCGCCCGCCGCGAATTGGCTGAGGGGATGCGGAACCGCTGGGTCGTTTCCACCACCGTCCTGCTGGCGGCGCTGGCGTCGGCCATCGCGGCGCTGGGATCGGCGCCCACGGGATCGACCTCGACCGGGGCGCTGGATGTCGTGGTGGTGGGGCTGGCGAGCCTGACCATCTTCCTCGTGCCCCTGATCGCGCTGCTGATCTCGCACAACGCCATCACGCGCGAGGCCGAGGGCGGCACGCTGCTGCTGCTGCTCAGCCATCCGCTGTCGCGCTGGCAGGTGATCGCGGGCAAGTTCCTGGGCCAGCTCGGCATCATGGGTTTCGCCACCATCATCGGCTTCAGCTTCGCCGCCGCTTTCGTCGTCTGGCAGCACGGGTCCGAGGGCTGGCAGGCTTTCGCCAGCATGACGGGGGCCTCGATCCTGCTGGGGGCGGTGTTCCTGTCGCTGGGGCTGCTGGCCTCGGCCTCGGTGCAGGAAAGTTCCACCGCCGCCGGGATCTCCATCGGCTTGTGGCTTCTGTTCGTGGCGATCTACGACATGGCGCTGCTGGCGATCCTTGTCGCGCAGGGCGGCCATGCCATCCCCGGCTGGATCATGGATCTGGCGTTGGTGATGAACCCGACCGACGCCTACCGGCTGCTGACGCTGGGCGAGGGCTCGTCCGCGATGCTGTCGGGCATGGGCGGGGTCTTCGACAACTCTGCCCTGACACCGGGCGTCCTGATCGGCGCGCTGGTGCTGTGGTGCGCGGCCCCGCTGGCCCTCGCCATGGCCGTCTTTTCGCGAAGGAACCTGTGA